The following are from one region of the Corynebacterium hindlerae genome:
- a CDS encoding 4'-phosphopantetheinyl transferase family protein, translating to MLDSSLFPPSAKFCTFRTGEPEHALDHFHHLHPLERALVAHSLDVRKAEFGDARWCAHQALKELGRDTGAPILRGERGMPLWPASVSGSLTHTDGFRAAVVAPRLLVRSMGLDAEPAEPLPTGVLGSIARDGEHAQLERLKGNGVDCADRLLFCAKEATYKAWFPLTHRWLGFEQAEIDLRDDGTFVSYLLVRPTPVPFISGRWAIKDGYVIATTAVS from the coding sequence ATGCTGGATAGCTCCCTGTTTCCACCATCGGCGAAATTCTGCACGTTCCGCACCGGGGAACCGGAACACGCCCTGGATCACTTCCACCACCTGCACCCGCTGGAGCGCGCGCTGGTGGCGCACTCCCTGGACGTGCGGAAAGCTGAATTTGGCGATGCCCGCTGGTGCGCCCACCAAGCCCTCAAAGAGCTCGGTCGTGATACCGGCGCGCCGATCCTGCGCGGTGAACGTGGAATGCCGCTGTGGCCGGCCTCAGTCAGCGGATCTCTGACCCACACCGATGGATTCCGGGCGGCCGTCGTCGCACCGCGGCTGCTGGTGCGTTCCATGGGACTCGACGCCGAACCCGCCGAACCCCTACCCACCGGGGTGCTGGGCTCGATCGCGCGCGATGGGGAACACGCCCAACTCGAACGGCTGAAAGGCAACGGCGTGGACTGCGCCGATCGCCTGCTGTTCTGCGCCAAGGAAGCCACCTACAAAGCGTGGTTCCCGTTGACGCACCGTTGGCTCGGCTTTGAGCAGGCCGAGATTGACCTGCGGGACGACGGTACTTTCGTCTCATACCTGCTGGTCAGGCCGACACCGGTGCCATTTATCTCCGGGCGTTGGGCGATCAAGGACGGCTACGTGATCGCCACCACCGCGGTGTCTTAG
- the dapB gene encoding 4-hydroxy-tetrahydrodipicolinate reductase — MTDIKVGVLGAKGRVGQAVVEGVTAATGLELVAEVDKGDSLQLLVDSGAQVVVDFTAPQVVMGNLEFCINNGISCVVGTTGFTQERLDQVRQWLENNPGVGVLIAPNFAISAVLTMEFAKQAARFFESAEVIEMHHPNKLDAPSGTAIHTAQGIADARREAGMGAQPDATEQSLEGARGTLVDGVPVHAVRMQGTVAHEVVIFGTQGQSLSIRQDSYDRTSFVPGVLLGVREVQNKPGLTVGLEHYLDI, encoded by the coding sequence ATGACTGACATTAAAGTAGGTGTCCTGGGAGCTAAGGGCCGTGTTGGCCAAGCTGTAGTTGAGGGGGTAACCGCAGCGACTGGGCTGGAGCTGGTCGCTGAGGTGGATAAAGGCGATAGCCTGCAGCTGCTCGTCGATAGTGGTGCGCAGGTGGTGGTCGACTTCACGGCGCCACAGGTGGTGATGGGGAATCTGGAGTTCTGCATCAACAACGGCATTTCCTGTGTGGTTGGTACGACGGGTTTCACGCAGGAGCGACTGGACCAGGTGCGTCAATGGCTGGAAAACAACCCTGGGGTGGGTGTGTTGATTGCCCCAAACTTTGCGATCTCCGCCGTGTTGACCATGGAGTTTGCTAAGCAGGCCGCCCGGTTCTTTGAGTCCGCGGAGGTCATTGAGATGCATCATCCGAACAAGTTGGACGCACCGTCGGGAACCGCAATTCATACGGCACAGGGAATTGCGGATGCGCGTCGTGAAGCAGGTATGGGCGCCCAGCCCGACGCCACCGAACAGTCGCTGGAGGGCGCGCGTGGCACGCTTGTCGACGGCGTACCCGTCCACGCCGTCCGCATGCAGGGCACCGTCGCCCATGAAGTGGTGATCTTCGGTACCCAGGGGCAGTCGCTGTCCATCCGCCAAGATTCCTACGACCGCACGTCTTTCGTGCCAGGTGTGTTGTTGGGAGTGCGCGAGGTCCAAAACAAGCCGGGACTGACTGTCGGCTTGGAACACTACCTCGATATTTAA
- a CDS encoding polyribonucleotide nucleotidyltransferase, translating into MSDVAFYSEPDYGVYGVTATIDNGDFGTRTIRLETGQLARQADGAVTAFLDEETMLLATTTASNQPREGFDFFPLTVDVEERMYAAGRIPGSFFRREGRPSTEAILACRLIDRPLRPTFVKGLRNEVQVVVTVLSMDPKDMYDVLAINGASAATQLSGLPVSGAVGGVRMALIADEAHPKGQWVAFPTHEQHEQALFEIVVAGRIVSKKVGRKTVDDVAIMMVEAGATEGVIDRVKAGAPAPTEAVVAEGLEAAKPFIEVLCRAQAKLADAVAKETQEFPLFPAYSDDIYKDVEKMASKKIQKLMSIKGKQEREEATNSHMEEIVEKFDEDEAKEVRAAYNAVMKSVVRHRILTDHFRIDGRGVTDIRDLGVEVDLIPRAHGSSLFERGETQIMGVTTLDMLKMEQQIDSLTPEKSKRYIHHYNFPPYSTGETGRVGSPKRREIGHGALAERALVPVIPSREDFPYAIRQVSEALGSNGSTSMGSVCASTLSLYNAGVPLKAPVAGIAMGLVSDEIDGETRYVALTDILGAEDAFGDMDFKVAGTRELVTALQLDTKLDGIPSEVLAAALEQARDARITILDTMAEVIDAPDEMNSLAPRITSVKVPVSKIGELIGPKGKTINAITEETGADISIEEDGTVYVSGTGEAAEAALEKVNAIANPQLPKVGERYLGTVVKTTAFGAFVSLLPGRDGLVHISKLGGNKRIEKVEDVVSVGDKIQVEISDIDNRGKISLVPVGDEA; encoded by the coding sequence ATGAGCGATGTTGCATTTTATTCTGAACCTGACTATGGCGTCTACGGCGTAACTGCCACCATTGATAACGGCGATTTCGGTACCCGCACGATTCGCCTGGAGACTGGCCAGCTTGCTCGTCAGGCTGATGGCGCGGTCACTGCTTTCCTTGATGAAGAAACCATGCTGCTTGCGACGACGACGGCGTCGAATCAGCCTCGGGAAGGTTTCGATTTCTTCCCGCTGACCGTGGATGTGGAAGAGCGGATGTATGCTGCGGGTCGCATTCCGGGCTCATTCTTCCGTCGTGAAGGCCGGCCTTCTACCGAGGCAATTTTGGCCTGCCGACTGATTGACCGCCCGCTGCGCCCGACCTTTGTCAAGGGCCTGCGTAACGAGGTTCAGGTTGTGGTGACGGTGCTGTCGATGGATCCGAAGGACATGTACGACGTCCTCGCCATCAACGGCGCTTCCGCCGCGACTCAGCTGTCCGGCCTGCCAGTTTCCGGTGCGGTCGGTGGTGTGCGCATGGCGCTGATCGCGGACGAGGCGCATCCGAAGGGCCAGTGGGTGGCATTCCCAACCCATGAGCAGCACGAGCAGGCGCTGTTTGAGATCGTTGTCGCTGGTCGCATCGTGTCCAAGAAGGTCGGCCGCAAGACCGTCGACGATGTCGCCATCATGATGGTTGAGGCAGGCGCCACCGAGGGCGTCATCGACCGCGTCAAGGCGGGCGCTCCGGCTCCGACGGAGGCTGTCGTCGCTGAGGGCCTTGAGGCAGCCAAGCCGTTTATTGAGGTGCTCTGCCGCGCCCAGGCCAAGCTTGCCGACGCCGTTGCCAAGGAAACCCAAGAGTTTCCATTGTTCCCGGCCTATTCGGACGACATCTACAAGGATGTTGAGAAGATGGCCTCGAAAAAGATCCAGAAGCTGATGTCCATTAAGGGCAAGCAGGAACGCGAAGAGGCCACGAACTCCCACATGGAAGAGATCGTGGAGAAGTTCGACGAGGACGAGGCAAAGGAAGTGCGCGCGGCCTACAACGCCGTGATGAAGTCTGTGGTCCGCCACCGCATTCTCACCGACCACTTCCGTATCGACGGCCGCGGTGTCACCGACATCCGTGACCTGGGCGTTGAGGTCGACCTGATCCCACGCGCGCACGGCTCCTCCTTGTTCGAGCGCGGCGAAACCCAAATTATGGGCGTGACCACCCTGGACATGCTCAAGATGGAGCAGCAGATTGACTCTCTGACCCCAGAGAAGTCGAAGCGTTACATCCACCACTACAACTTCCCGCCATACTCCACCGGTGAAACCGGCCGGGTTGGTTCCCCGAAGCGTCGTGAAATTGGCCACGGCGCCCTTGCTGAGCGCGCACTGGTCCCAGTGATCCCCTCCCGCGAGGACTTCCCATATGCCATCCGTCAGGTCTCCGAGGCGCTGGGCTCCAACGGCTCCACCTCCATGGGCTCGGTGTGCGCATCGACGCTGTCCCTGTACAACGCCGGCGTGCCACTGAAGGCCCCTGTTGCTGGTATCGCCATGGGCCTGGTCTCCGATGAGATCGACGGCGAAACCCGCTACGTTGCTCTCACCGACATCCTCGGTGCAGAAGATGCCTTCGGCGACATGGACTTCAAGGTCGCCGGCACCCGCGAACTGGTCACCGCGCTGCAGCTAGACACCAAGCTTGACGGCATCCCATCCGAGGTACTCGCCGCAGCTCTGGAACAGGCCCGCGACGCCCGTATCACCATCCTGGACACCATGGCAGAGGTCATCGACGCCCCAGACGAGATGAACTCACTGGCACCACGCATTACCTCCGTGAAGGTGCCAGTGTCCAAGATCGGCGAGCTGATCGGTCCTAAGGGTAAGACCATCAACGCCATCACCGAGGAAACCGGCGCAGACATCTCCATCGAGGAAGACGGAACCGTCTACGTCTCCGGTACCGGCGAAGCAGCAGAAGCCGCACTGGAAAAGGTCAACGCGATCGCAAACCCACAGCTTCCAAAGGTAGGCGAGCGCTACCTGGGCACCGTGGTCAAGACCACCGCCTTCGGTGCATTCGTCTCGCTGCTGCCAGGCCGCGACGGTCTGGTCCACATCTCCAAGCTCGGTGGCAACAAGCGCATCGAAAAGGTTGAGGACGTGGTGAGTGTTGGTGACAAGATCCAGGTCGAAATCTCCGACATCGACAACCGTGGCAAGATCTCCCTGGTCCCAGTAGGCGACGAAGCCTAA
- the rpsO gene encoding 30S ribosomal protein S15, whose protein sequence is MALTTEQKKEILAEYGLHETDTGSPEAQVAMLTKRIQILTEHLKFHKHDHHSRRGLLLLVGRRKGLLKYLADNNVERYRDLIGRLGLRR, encoded by the coding sequence ATGGCTCTTACCACTGAGCAGAAGAAGGAAATCCTGGCCGAGTACGGCCTGCACGAGACCGACACCGGCTCCCCAGAGGCTCAGGTTGCAATGCTGACCAAGCGCATCCAGATCCTGACCGAGCACCTGAAGTTCCACAAGCACGACCACCACTCCCGTCGTGGCCTGCTGCTTCTCGTTGGTCGCCGCAAGGGCCTGCTGAAGTACCTCGCTGACAACAACGTCGAGCGTTACCGTGACCTGATCGGTCGCCTCGGCCTGCGTCGATAA
- a CDS encoding bifunctional riboflavin kinase/FAD synthetase produces MDIWQGLEQVSVATRSVVTIGVFDGVHRGHQSLITEATARARELNLPSVLMTFDPHPAAVIRPDKMPPMLGTMEERAAMVSDLGIDAMLALPFTRDLAQLTPEEFFTSVLVDTLKAAVVIVGANFTFGQRAAGNTDTLQELGAKYGVDVVVMPLLTDSGVRCSSSTVRRFLSEGNVAAAAKVLGRPYSVTETVVRGAGRGGKELGFPTANMYFPQKRALPTDGVYAGWFVIGSTAPIQGDMERGVRYPAAISVGTNPTFGDTRRSVETYILDQHADLYGHDCTVLFVERVRGMKKFESVDELLAAMHNDVARTREILK; encoded by the coding sequence GTGGATATTTGGCAAGGACTAGAGCAAGTGTCAGTAGCGACCCGCAGCGTGGTCACCATCGGCGTGTTCGACGGCGTACACCGTGGGCACCAAAGCCTGATCACGGAGGCAACCGCGCGGGCCCGGGAGCTGAACCTGCCGAGCGTGCTCATGACCTTCGACCCGCACCCGGCGGCTGTGATTCGCCCTGACAAGATGCCACCGATGCTCGGCACCATGGAAGAACGGGCAGCGATGGTCTCCGACCTCGGCATTGACGCCATGCTGGCCCTGCCATTCACCCGCGACCTAGCGCAGCTCACCCCGGAAGAGTTCTTTACCTCCGTGCTCGTGGATACTCTGAAGGCGGCCGTCGTGATCGTCGGTGCTAATTTCACCTTTGGCCAGCGCGCCGCCGGTAACACGGATACCCTGCAGGAGCTGGGCGCGAAGTACGGCGTTGACGTGGTTGTTATGCCATTGCTGACGGACTCTGGAGTTCGCTGTTCTTCCAGCACCGTGCGCCGCTTCCTGTCCGAAGGCAACGTCGCCGCAGCTGCCAAGGTGCTCGGCCGGCCGTACTCTGTCACCGAAACTGTCGTGCGTGGCGCCGGTCGCGGCGGCAAAGAGCTGGGCTTTCCGACGGCCAACATGTATTTCCCACAAAAGCGAGCGCTGCCCACGGACGGTGTGTACGCAGGTTGGTTTGTTATCGGCTCCACCGCGCCGATCCAAGGGGACATGGAACGCGGAGTCCGCTACCCAGCCGCAATTTCGGTGGGGACCAACCCTACCTTCGGCGACACCCGACGCAGCGTGGAGACCTACATCCTCGACCAACACGCTGACCTTTACGGACACGACTGCACCGTGCTCTTTGTGGAGCGCGTGCGAGGAATGAAGAAGTTCGAGTCTGTTGATGAACTGTTAGCGGCAATGCATAACGACGTCGCCCGGACCCGCGAGATCCTGAAATGA
- the truB gene encoding tRNA pseudouridine(55) synthase TruB, with product MTDLLDRSGLVIVDKPAGMTSHDVIARLRRFFGTRKVGHSGTLDPMATGVLVVGLERGTKFLAHLVTDTKTYQATIRLGQSTTTDDKEGEVLTTTPSHASVEDITAEVAKLTGEIMQRPSSVSAIKINGKRAHELVRAGEKVEIPERPVTVHRFDILDIRQEGDFQDIDVEVFCSSGTYIRSLARDLGAALGVGGHLTALRRTTVGPYTLDDAQTLEQLEDTPRLSLSLDQALAKGFPVLEVTQQEGADLAMGKWLAPRGVKGVHAAVTPEGHAVALVKEKGKRLSTVFVARPSTL from the coding sequence ATGACTGACTTGCTCGACCGTTCTGGACTTGTGATCGTGGATAAGCCCGCGGGGATGACATCGCATGATGTGATCGCGCGGCTGCGGCGCTTCTTTGGCACCCGGAAAGTGGGCCACTCCGGCACCTTGGATCCGATGGCTACTGGTGTGCTTGTGGTCGGCTTGGAACGTGGCACCAAATTCCTGGCGCACCTGGTGACGGACACCAAAACGTATCAGGCGACGATCCGCCTCGGCCAGTCCACAACGACTGATGACAAGGAAGGCGAGGTCCTTACCACTACCCCATCCCACGCCAGCGTCGAGGATATTACGGCCGAGGTGGCGAAACTGACGGGCGAGATCATGCAGCGCCCCAGCTCGGTGAGCGCGATCAAGATCAACGGCAAGCGCGCCCACGAGCTGGTACGCGCCGGTGAGAAGGTGGAGATCCCGGAGCGTCCCGTGACGGTGCATCGCTTTGACATTCTGGATATCCGCCAGGAGGGCGACTTCCAAGATATTGATGTGGAGGTGTTCTGCTCCTCGGGCACGTACATCCGTTCGCTCGCCCGCGATCTGGGGGCGGCGCTGGGCGTCGGTGGGCACCTGACGGCGCTGCGTCGCACGACGGTGGGTCCGTACACCTTGGACGACGCACAGACGTTAGAGCAGCTGGAGGACACTCCCCGCCTGTCGCTGTCCCTGGATCAGGCGTTGGCGAAAGGGTTCCCGGTGCTTGAAGTGACGCAGCAGGAGGGCGCGGATTTGGCGATGGGTAAATGGCTCGCCCCGCGTGGTGTGAAGGGGGTGCATGCGGCGGTCACGCCGGAGGGGCATGCGGTGGCGTTGGTGAAAGAAAAAGGCAAGCGCTTATCGACGGTCTTTGTCGCCCGACCCTCGACCCTCTAA
- a CDS encoding nucleoside hydrolase: MKVILDLDTGIDDALALAYILASPEVELLAVTGTFGNVTVEEGVANTRALLAMLGRSDIPVYAGRPHALTATSFEVLPISRFIHGDNGVGGVVLPPAESDAAGEAAPFLVEAAREHPDLIIVATGPLTNIADAVQLAPDFTRAQVVVMGGALTVPGNVTPWSEANIYQDPEAADIVFRSEMDVTMIGHDVTHQAVLTRADTAEWRGLSTPGDLLADIADYYIGAYATTAPHLGGCALHDPLAAAVAVDPTLVMCLPLHLTVDLTEPTRGRTIGAGDRVGPEGATSRVAVGVESERFHTTFVTRLRNLVAGF; this comes from the coding sequence ATGAAAGTAATCCTCGACCTCGACACCGGCATTGACGACGCCCTCGCCCTTGCCTACATTCTGGCCTCACCGGAAGTGGAACTTCTCGCTGTCACTGGCACATTTGGCAATGTGACGGTCGAAGAAGGCGTGGCCAATACCCGGGCATTGCTCGCAATGCTTGGGCGCAGCGACATCCCGGTGTACGCCGGCAGGCCCCATGCCCTGACCGCAACCTCGTTTGAGGTGCTACCGATTTCCCGCTTCATCCACGGCGACAACGGCGTCGGCGGCGTCGTCCTGCCACCAGCCGAATCCGACGCAGCGGGGGAGGCCGCCCCATTCCTGGTCGAGGCGGCGCGCGAGCACCCGGACCTGATCATCGTCGCCACAGGGCCCCTGACCAACATCGCTGACGCGGTACAGCTCGCGCCCGACTTCACCCGCGCTCAAGTAGTAGTCATGGGAGGAGCACTCACCGTCCCCGGAAACGTCACCCCGTGGAGTGAGGCCAACATCTACCAAGACCCAGAAGCCGCTGACATAGTCTTCCGATCCGAAATGGATGTGACCATGATCGGCCACGACGTCACTCACCAAGCCGTGCTCACCCGCGCAGACACCGCAGAGTGGCGTGGGCTATCAACTCCAGGTGACCTGCTCGCAGACATCGCCGATTACTACATCGGCGCCTACGCAACCACCGCGCCCCACCTCGGAGGCTGCGCGCTGCACGATCCCCTCGCAGCAGCAGTAGCAGTAGACCCCACCCTGGTCATGTGCCTGCCACTTCACCTGACAGTGGATCTCACTGAACCCACCCGAGGACGCACCATCGGCGCTGGGGATCGAGTAGGGCCAGAAGGGGCCACCTCGCGCGTTGCCGTCGGCGTAGAATCAGAGCGATTCCACACCACCTTCGTAACTCGTCTCCGAAATTTAGTGGCGGGATTTTAA